A single region of the Melospiza melodia melodia isolate bMelMel2 chromosome 7 unlocalized genomic scaffold, bMelMel2.pri SUPER_7_unloc_1, whole genome shotgun sequence genome encodes:
- the LOC134432901 gene encoding serine/threonine-protein kinase PAK 3-like: protein RALDSATGGEVAIKKINLQGVRRKELTFNEIMIMKRYRSPNVVNYLDSYLLGEELLLVIEYMDGGVLSDIVSQTCLSEDEMAAISRECLQGLDFLHANNVIHRDVKSDNILLRTDGSVKLADFGLATQLTPEQSRRCSVTGTPWWMAPEVVTGQPYGPKVDIWSFGIVGIEMIEQEPPYLGESSGTATYLIATVGTPQLRQPKLLSALLRDFLSCCLQTDEEQRWSAQELLQHPFVRFAEPASSLVPLIVSVKKRKETRM from the exons agagcactcgacagtgccacaggaggagag gtggcaataaaaaaaataaatcttcaaggagtgaggaggaaggagctaacctttaatgaaataatgatcatgaagaggtataggagtcccaatgttgtgaattatttagacag ctaccttctgggcgaggaactcttgctggttatagagtacatggatggaggtgtcctgagcgacatcgtcagccagacctgcctgtctgaagatgagatggcagccatcagtcgggag tgcctgcaaggactggattttcttcatgcaaacaatgtgatccatcgagacgtgaagagtgacaacatccttctcagaacggacggttctgtcaaactgg ctgattttggcctcgctactcagctcacccctgagcagagcagacggtgctcggtaaccgggactccttggtggatggcgcctgaagtggtgacaggtcaaccatatggccccaaagtggacatatggtcttttggaattgtgggaattgaaatgatagaacaagaacctccttacttgggcgaaagttctggcacg gctacatacctgatagccacagtagggactccacagctgcggcagcccaagctcctctcggctttgctgcgtgacttcctgagctgctgcctgcagacagacgaggagcagcgctggtctgcccaggagctcctgcag catccatttgtaagatttgctgagcctgcgtccagcctggtgccactgattgtttcagtgaagaagaggaaggagacaagaatgtga